ACTTCGTGCACTGACATGCTGCACTGATCCACCATGGTTGTGATGATACTAGTTAGTTTCATCTCATCATGTGGTTCAGCCTGTAGCAGGACTGCAGTTACCTTCATGTTCAGTTACAGTTTCAGCAGTTAAGTTGTTGACAGCTACATTCACAGACACTTAAAAAGACCTCATATTTAATCATATCTGTCAGATATATGACAGTACAacaaaagttaagggatcaccagagttattCAATTTAATCCTTAAGGAGACACAAAAGTCTGTGGCAAATTTAATGgcgatccatccaatagctgttgagctaCTTCTCTCAAAACCACacatgtcaacctcatggtggtgctacaggaaaagtTAGGGGATCACCAAACACGTTAGAATccatcctctgggcaccatgaaaGTCAGATGTTATTGGCAATCCATCTTCTggatgttgagatgtttcagtgtgtggtggacagaccaacagaccaacagactGATGCACAGACAGTTTACCTGCCAGGTATTTTATGAAAGCACCCGCCCCTTTCCAAACACTTTCCAAGAACGACTTCCCAGGTGGTAGTCATATAGTAATCACTGCAAAATTAAATCTTATAGTTTACCAGCAGCCCAGTATCAAATATCCAATGGCCCAATACCAGTCTGCTTGGAAAGCACTGCTCTATGCTTATTGATCTACTTTATACATGTACTTACATCATGCTGTATCTATTGACAAAATATTCTTTCAGCGGCTGGATGCTGTTATTATAGCTGTGGTGCCGACTGCCAATAACACAGTTTCGTTTAGGTCTATTTCAACAGGCAGTATAAGGGGGGAGTATAACATAGACTGAACAGCAAGGTTTCACTGTCATCACAGTCAAGTTTATTCCACAAATCAGAATGAAcacaaacccaaacacacaaTCCACATGGCCAACAGGGAAACAGGAGCTCTTTGGCttacagctgcagcttcatatgtCTAACACCTGATATGAACCCCGACTTTAAAAACATAGTGGTGTTTCATCAGTGCGTTCAGAGAGCAAGTCAAACATGCTTTCACTGTGTGACTTGAACTGAGTGATTTATTCTAACGAAGTCTGATTGTACAAGCAAAGTCAATGTGTTCAGTTCATCCCTTTGGTTCCGGTGCTGGTAAATTTAAATGTCACACCGCAGAACACTAAAGGGTGTTTTAACAGGAGGTTAcagctcttctttcttctttaagATTATCTGCCGCACCATCTCAGCTATTTTGGGTCGGATTTCTTTGACAGACACTTTCGGTCCCCATGCATCCACCACTTGGCCGTTTACATCAATGAGATACTTCCAGAAGTTCCAGTCAGGCTCTTTTCCAGAAGACtctgcagagagtgagagaagcaAAACAAGTTAAAGCCTTCACACTTTGAAAACACTCTTTCAAACAACAGTGTACACTACCAGGGGTGCACGCCACTGGACGCAGGTACACCTGGGCGACAGGAATCAGATATGATGCCAGCTGTTTCAACCTGCACCTTTGCATACCAGGCAGCGGCTTTCATTAGTCATCGATCAACACGTCTCACCTACAAACATCACACTGAACCCGAGCAGGAGACTTCTCTCTGAAAAGTGGcttcaacagaaaacagctcaCACAAATGTGACACAAGCTATCgctaacaaacaagctagtCCGGCCGAAAAGTGCAGTCGCCCACTTTCTAAAGGGTGAAACAAGGTGAATGAAGAACAGAGGCAAGTTCTATGTCGTGTTTTCCCCTCACGTTTCATAGGACCAAACAGGAAAGTCCTATGACTTCCTGTGCTGAGCATTATGCTTCATTAAAGCAGCCAGGAGTGATGCTGGAGGTGCATATCACTCACAAGTAATGCAGAGCACTGAACAAACAGGACAATGTGAGGCTCAGCCAGGGACTGGAAaatgcatcttcatcatctaccatgcaggaagctgaagaggaggacagcgaggaagaCTGCGTTTATATAGGCCACGCTATGTGTAGGATGAGTAGCAAACAGCATGTCCAGGCTCTCAACTGAGGAGCTGACTAAAAACGTTACATACACCTCTGTACATTACAGTGTTTCCCATTCAGACTCCCACCCAGAAACACTTCCACCTTTCTTTCAAaccatttgttttattcattcttcttcttttcagggCTGTACAAACCAGTGATGATCCTCTTGTCCACAGACATGTCGCCTACAGACACTTGGTACAGCCTTTTAttttacatactgtatctcCACATCCATTCCAGGCAAATTGGGCCTTAACCTTTGACCTTACAAAGAAtaacaaattcaaaataaaaataaaactttgacCCATCCTTTTACTGCAAGTGTAGTCAGATTCTCATTGCATGGCAATTGTCTTTTACTAAATCCTTATAAATCATCCTTCACATTTTCCTTGAGCTCATGACATTTCCCATCAAGGTCAAGGAAAAGACATAGGACGCCATTTTTCTGACTATTTGACCACAGCCTTAGTTTGCAAAGGACAAAAATTCAGTTTAGAAAGTCTAAATTTTTGACAAACTTGCCATCCTTTCAACACAGTTGGCCTGTGCAAATAAAATTTTTCCCTGCAGCTAACACTGTAACACCTCTATATACGATTTAAGTATcaaatgtgttgtatttataGTCCATATTcatgtcattttgtcatttctgaacATCTAACATTTTCCTCATAATGGTGTGATCCACCAGATTCCACCGCACTGATTAGAAACTGTCGTCTTTCAGGCTCATTTTATTAAGAAAACATCTTGATGTGATTCAGGAACAAACTCAAACCAGAGCGCCAACACTCACCAGCGAGGTACTTGTACACATTGTTGGTTCCAGTTCCGACGACAGCGATTTTACTGAACAGAGGGAAGGAAACTCCATAGACTCTGCGCACAAAGCTGTCGATCTCCCTGTCGCTGCCGGGCTCCTGCTGCCCAAACTGGTTGCAAGGAAAGGCCAGAACGTTGAAGTGATACGGCCCAAAGTCccgctggagctgctgcaggtctttGTAGTGTTCCTCAGTGAAGCCACACTCGCTGGCCACATTCACCACCAGGGACACCtaaagccagagagagacacagtgaaaGCGCTACAGAAACAGGCCTGACACTCGGCAGCAACTGGGAAACTGGAACCAGCTGTTCACATGCCTGGATGAGAGACGGTGTTCAGAACGTGCTCTGTGCACATCATCAGCTTGTGTTTATCTCACATATGACTGTAGATCAGATCATTCAGTTTCCCGCAGTTTAAACTCTGGTTTAATAATTCCTCCCTGAAACTGGGATTAacgctgtgttttcctgtgcttCAGGTTCACTTCCTGCCTGTGATCTCCAGCTACCTGCATCACTCACAACCTCATCCATCCACTCTCCAGCCAACAGCTCTCCTAATCTGCCACGCTCCACCGTGTACACCAGCTCAGGTCTCCAACTCTCCATGTCCTCATCTCTTCAATAAAACTGCATCTGAACTGTTGGACgctgtgtgtctgagtcttgTGTTTGGGTCCAGAGTTTACTTAACATAACACATTTCCCCTCTGAACTTCTGCCATGGTTTAATAACTGTTGGCTCATATTGATACTAATCATCCAACATTTcacaaagtaaagcaaaaaaaaaatctctcaaaTGTCCAACATATGAATATAAAG
This DNA window, taken from Chelmon rostratus isolate fCheRos1 chromosome 4, fCheRos1.pri, whole genome shotgun sequence, encodes the following:
- the gpx7 gene encoding glutathione peroxidase 7, which translates into the protein MLPGVVTVLLTLISLTESKQKDFYTFKVVNSRGKLVSLEKYRGSVSLVVNVASECGFTEEHYKDLQQLQRDFGPYHFNVLAFPCNQFGQQEPGSDREIDSFVRRVYGVSFPLFSKIAVVGTGTNNVYKYLAESSGKEPDWNFWKYLIDVNGQVVDAWGPKVSVKEIRPKIAEMVRQIILKKKEEL